In the Populus nigra chromosome 2, ddPopNigr1.1, whole genome shotgun sequence genome, AGAGACAAGATTAGCCCCTGGTTTCTTGAGAGGTTAATACTTGTTGGGATGGTTAAGATATAGGATGCATCCATTTAGTAAAGAAGGTAGCAGATATCAGGGATGGTAATAAATACCCGTGAGTAAGGTATTGCAATATTCATATCTGAATCTAACCACCCTGACCTGAACTCGATCTAGTATGAACCAAACCCAACCCGATTGGATTTGGATTTCATGTATTCATTGGGTAAGTGAGAGAGAaaccctatttttttctttaaatacatTGGCGGGTACAAatgtaactttttttaaacttttaaggCCATGTCTATGCCTCAGGTCAGGTTCGGGTAGTGTTTCGAGTCGAGCAGAGCAATAACCATACCCTATCCGAGCTCAACCTTTTCACTTACTTTGAGTATTACCCGAACCAGAACATGCAAAACAAACTCATTCATTTAggtaaattcaaattcaagtcGGTATCGAAAATAGGCTATTTGGTCCATACCCACGATAGTAGTTGCTTAGAATCAAAGGACAGAAAGTCATTCAATTACAGTAATAAAAACGAAAAGTTGATGCAGTTGGTGGAATTATGAGTGAGATGTCACAGCAAGAAAGTTTCAAGATATGATGCCATTAGCAGATAAGATAAAGATAATTATCTGAGAAACTGAGACACCGAAGTCAAAGAAAAAGCAAATCCCCTGTTTTGCCACACTCTTTAACCATGTAAACAAGTCCAGGGAAATCTTTGTAAGTTCCATTCATCAACTAGAAGTGCAAGAACCCAAGGCCTCAACACAGTGCTGCAATTCCAGGACATGAAGCCTTGTACAAAGATCTCTGCTAGCGGAGAGCTTAGAATGGAAACTGTcccaaaaactctaaaaactAATCACAGAAACAAAAGTAGCCATCTCATAATTAATCACGTTCTATGTTATGTTTCCCCTTTATTATCAAGAAGAAAACACTGACACAATGTCCAGATATTTTATTCCCTATCTGGTAAATCATTGTTCTTAGCACATTACAACATCAATCAATCAGAAAACCATACCTAGCATCAAGCTAAGAATCTTTACCATCCAGTTCACAAGCAAAACAGGGAATTAGAAGAATTATGAAGCAACTACATTTATATTCCACAAAAATACTAAAGTTACCACTTGAGAAGTAGTTGTACACAAGCatctaatctaaaaaattgAAGCTACATTCATccaaaagtaaattgaaaacacTAACAAAGTTCGACATCTTCCCTAACTTACTCTCATGAAATAATCACAAAACAAGCAGCATAACACTGATCTAAACATGAAATTAACTTACTTTCATCCAAAGATGTATCAAATCTGACCGAACCATTCAATCCCTTTCCAAGAAGGGTCAAATCTCtagcaacaaaaacaaaagacaacCACACTCACCCAACCTATGACTCAGGTGAGGGCATTCTCTTtggccttttcttcttctccgaTAATGCTTTAGCAAAAGCCTCCACAATCCTCTGCTGCGACTCAAGAATCATCTCCGTCCTCTTCATCTCCATTTCCATCCTCATTGTCTCCATCTCTCTAGCCATTTCCATTTTCATTTGCTCCATTCTAACAAACCCATCTCCCAATACCTTAATCGCCGCAACCAACTCCTCCATCGgctccctctctcttttcttccccATTTCCTCACCCCCCCTCATAACCCTACTACTACTCCCCATCCCACCATAATTAGGCTTCAGGTTCGGGTTTGGGCTCGCATTAACACCCATACTAGGACCCCCACCATACTTCTGCTCTGGTTTTGCATAAAATTTAGGTCCTGGCTGCGCTATACTAACTCCAGTTGGTATTCTAATTCGAAACCCACCAGCATTACCCGAACCCAAACTAGAATTTCCACCACTCAATCCATTATTACCACTACCAGTCCCTGGATTCCCAATCCCATTTCGATAAAGCTTTTGAATACTTCGAGTATTCATAACATTACCAGCAGTCCTATAATTCTCTAAATAAGATCCATGAATATCACCATCATCCTCATTATCATCCTCATTATCATCACCTTCGCTCTCTGAATTATAATCAGCCTTAGCTTGAGGCCCCTTTTCCATCCCATCCATTCGCTTAAAATGGACCCAAGAAGATGCAAATCTCGAGACCGGCATAGATCGGGCCCTCTGGATCTCGGTTCGGTACCGTTTCCGGAGCTTTTCCATCTTGTGGCGGCACTGCACAGCGGTTTTTGGTGGTGATGCAGCTGGACAGCGGCGAGCTACAGCATCAGCTACTTCTTGCCAGTGATTTGCTTTGAGATTACCGCGGCGGAGCGTGTACCATTTGTCACGGTAAGCGTCGATTAAGGCCACTGTTTCATCTGGGGTCCAACATGGTGGTGGTAGACGCCGAGGATTGGTGGATGGTTGCGTTGGCGGAGCAGGGAGAGCTTGTAGTGCGGTGATTTGAAGGGGGGTTAGATCTTGTGGGGGTGAGGGCGATCCGGTGTTGGGTGGTGTGGACATGGGTGCTGGAGAAGGTTAAGATAAGGGAAATCGGTGGGACAGTTGTGAGGGAGTACGAGAGTAAGAGGAGAAGCGGGCTTTCTTGTGGTTTTTGTGGTGGTGGCGGAAGACCAGGGAGAGAAGGGAGTTGGCGCACGTTAGCGAAGGAGAGATCTGGGGGAAGGAGGAGCTAAGAGAAAATCGCGGTGTGATGGTGGTGGTAAGGAATgacaagaaagaaaggaaaggcgGCGAGCGTTAAGGGGGGTATTGGGGGTggaagagggagggagggaggataagagaggaaaagaaaagtggGCGTGGTTGTGGATGTGGTGGTGGAAGGGGGAAAGTGGGGTTTGGTGGCATATTGAATAAGGTATGGAGGGTGGGTGTGGGGGGGTGGGGAGGGGTGTGCGGATGAGGCCACCGCTTAGGTGTGTGAGTGGGGGTGGGAAGGAAGGACTAACGTACGCCGTAGGATGTGGGTTGTGCACACCCTTAGTCTAGGGACAAAAGAAAGGTCCACTTTCTGACTTTGGCCATGTGATGGTGGCTGTGATGATCACGATGATCATGGATGGTtgagatcatcatcatcaatcatCATCTAATTGGGGAATAGTGGCAAGTGGTAACCCACCGTCAAGGGTGGTGGGTGGTTCCTTGAGGTGATTTGGGCTGGCATTATTATCCTCGAgcactattttcttttttgtggatGCTGGTGTTTGTGTGGCTTGAACGAAAGAAATAAGTGGGTGGGTGGGGGGGGACAGGAGGCCGTGTTTACCATTCGTGGGCTGTTTTTAGAATACTTTGGAGACatacagagagagagatagacAGGGAGGTGATGGCCATTTTCCTCTTTTGGGTGTCATTACAGAGGATTTTcggatttcttttcttctttttttgaattaCTTGGTCACTGGCACGTATTCTTGGCTCTCTCGCCTTCGAACCTATCTAACTTCCCATGTGGGCTTCGAAATTAAGGGACTCGATtgtaatcttatttttattcgCCAATCCCGCTGGGCACAGCGGATTTATCAGGAATTTATAAAGTATTTGAGACcgaaataaattttgttttcaagagtgttttatttaaaaaatattgatttgatattattttaatattttctaaaaataataataaaataaaatttagacgGCGGTTGACATCCGCTGTAAGCATGAATCTAAGACCCATTTGGATATATAGTTtgggttatttttcaaaatgttttacattctgaaatgttttaaaataatattttttatttttaaaaaattatttttaaaatcagtatatcaaaacatttcaaaacatataaaaataatttgaaaaatataaaaaatatattaatttaaaatataaaataaaatacaaaatttaaaatataaaaacaaatgatgttAATCTTTTGGTCACAACAAGGTGGCTACAAGGAAAGACGCCACCATGGAAGAAAACAAGACGACGCTGTGGGCATGCAGGTTTGGCGCCAatcgattaattaattaataaatcaaccTCTCTTCACAAtctttatttcataattaattaattaaatattcctGTGGTTATCGGTATGAGCCCTCCTGTCGTAAGGAGTCGTAGGGATGGATCCGTCTAGTCTAGTGTAGGAGGCTGGTGAACGCACGGTAGTCGAACCAGTGTTTCTAACCGTAGATGTTGCttggttattttttagagtttttttttttaatatattaaaataatattatttttattatttaaaatttatttatttttatattaacacactaaaataaatgataaaaaaaataaattaattttttagaaaatatagttttaaaggCGCTCATAAACAGCTCCGTGGTTGTCCTTTCCTTCTCTGCCACTTGTCTTGCGATTGTGATGCTGTTGCTGCCTCTTGACTTCCTCTGTACGTCGTGGAAATGGGATAGGACCACCATTATTTGTAGACGTGGGGAAAGAAGAGGGAAAGAGAACATTCCAGGAATTCACATGGTTGCTGTTAAGTGCGTATTGGTATCTtcgttaaaattattttttaagcgtatatttttttaaaacaaatattaaaataattattatttttatttttgatattagcatattaaaattatttaaaaaatacaattaatttaatgttttttcaatttaaatacacttttaaaacatacccaaatataatttcaaacataaaaacaaataattctaaATCTATTAGCATGCATGGAGAAAGTACTGCTTCCACAAACCGCAACAGTccattttcttgattgaattgatgttttttaaattattttatgcttgaaaatttaataaaataatactttttaaaaatttattttaaatattaaaacatcgaaacaattaaaaaaatattagaaaaaacaatttaaaactaaaataatttcaaaaaatagttAAACCGCAATACCGAATCACGAAACGAAAAGGGATTGTCTGATTCCCATTCTATGCTTGCAGAAGTGAATGACAGAacattatttgttaaaattcttTCAGGGATTGCAGTCTGGTGAATGCTACAACATTTTGTCCTTGAATGTGCAAGAACAAGAAGCAAGAAGGTGAATCAAATAGCGTGACTTGATGGGGTCCACTCCTGCGTTTGTCTTTGAATTTGGAGAGGCTAAGCAGGAAAGTGGAGTGaagtaaagaaaattaaaaaaaaataaaaaaaatccgtATCTACCAAACGACTTTCCAGTCCCAAGTCCAAGGAAATGGCGTCCTTTCTGTCCAGGTTACCCTACAAATTCCAATTCCATGTAACATTCTAGgctttttcttataatttggtGGTGCTGGGACACGAAATCCAGCAAAACATCTTCATAAAAAGATCTGATCCTCTGTAAGGAAGCTTCAATTACACCGTGAATGGATTGGTGTTGTGTTGTTAATTATATCAGTGTTATGAACTGGATTCTAGTTTCTTAACTGGACAAGAATAGACtcatatattaaattgaagGCAATTAAAGGGCCTTCTTTTACGCACACACGAAGAGGGTCGggttcatattattttttgctagtaaaaaataatgtgcatatattataaatatattttttaaaaaataaatttatgttttaggtTATAGCActgattattcaaataaaatgattttattttaattacattaaaaaaataaacaacaataataaacaaataaaaacaaataactgaTAATATAGGAGAAAAAACTCTTTTCCAAAGCGAGAAaacaatattcattttttagtcaattaaatatagaagaacaaaattgagtaaaataaaaaataaaaaacctacatGAGTCAATCCGAGTTAATATAATAGGCTTGTAACATAGGCTAACTTGTCAAACACGCGTTCTAAGTTATCAGATCATGATAATctgatagaaaacaaataaaaaaaccacaaaactactttttataataaaaactaatatcAAACGATGgagtcataaaaaaaataaagcaacaaaaaaaatatcaactctcattaacttttcaaactcgtgatccAGATCATTAGATCATAAGCACTAATAAAGCTTAAtctctaacaaatcaaataatgaaAGATGAATCAAGAAAACAGAACAATCACACCAAAAgatccaagataaaaaaaataataattaaaagaataaaaatcaaaatcaaaataacttagagaacaattaaaattttttgaccAGAtggtgaagttaaaaaaaatataactttaaaaaatcaaaagaataaaaatcaaagcagaaaatataatatatgataaatttagattgaaattGAGACCAATAAATCCTTTACAaaagagtaaataaaaataaaaataaaagaataacaatcaaattaaaaaatataatatataacaaattaatattgaaaacaaataaatcttttataaaatcacaaaaaataaaaaagaagaagaagaagatttgaagttaaaataatagcaataaaaatatcaagctttaagggaaaaaaaaaagcttcactAAATATATACTGTTACACCACTATTAACACATTTCACACTAATAAAACGAGGACACAACGATATCTGTAGTTTAATTTTTTcgttttaaaagtaaaattattattttattatataaaaaaataaaaaagatataaatagcCTGGTTacaactttaaatttttcaacTTGTAAGACAATTAGATAATTTACTGtgcttaaaatttttaaaaatatatttatactcCCGAATCATTAATCCTTTAATGATTGATGAACAATGTCAAAAGATCACAATTCTCCTTGAAAGAaagcatttgatttttttttcaaaagtgcaaaatgataattACCAACGAATAAGAAATATATCTATGGTTGATCGGGCTTCACGGGTGTTGGTTATCTCCTTTTCACTCTTTCTTCTTGATCTGTTTGCATTTTCTTGCGTATTTTCTTACTTGCTCTGATAGCCTCAAATTGCGCAGCCAAAGCCACCAACAGAGCTCGCCGCCCACGCCGATTATCTGTTGATtaccatgcaaaaaaaaaaaaaaaagccctcaATTTGAGCAACTTGTTAATTGGTTCAGTCGCTTTCCAACAGTTAAAAGAAGCACCGGTTTCAGGACCATCCACCATTCGCCTATTCTTTCATGGCTTCTCTGTAGAAGTAAACTAAAATCCTCATTCTGCATTATCAAAAACAATCCAGCAATAGGAGCTAGAGTCTAGAGAGGTATCTTCAAAAGTTTATGCATGTCTACTAACATAGCTTCTTGGCTCTAAGTGAATTTGAATCTTAAAACTTACAGGTATTATGCATTGTTCTAGAGTTCTGGACCTCAAAAGAAGGCTCGAAAAGGAGACTCTTCAGGATGAAAAGGAAG is a window encoding:
- the LOC133682561 gene encoding trihelix transcription factor ASIL2-like, which encodes MSTPPNTGSPSPPQDLTPLQITALQALPAPPTQPSTNPRRLPPPCWTPDETVALIDAYRDKWYTLRRGNLKANHWQEVADAVARRCPAASPPKTAVQCRHKMEKLRKRYRTEIQRARSMPVSRFASSWVHFKRMDGMEKGPQAKADYNSESEGDDNEDDNEDDGDIHGSYLENYRTAGNVMNTRSIQKLYRNGIGNPGTGSGNNGLSGGNSSLGSGNAGGFRIRIPTGVSIAQPGPKFYAKPEQKYGGGPSMGVNASPNPNLKPNYGGMGSSSRVMRGGEEMGKKREREPMEELVAAIKVLGDGFVRMEQMKMEMAREMETMRMEMEMKRTEMILESQQRIVEAFAKALSEKKKRPKRMPSPES